A genomic window from Brachyspira sp. SAP_772 includes:
- the nifS gene encoding cysteine desulfurase NifS, producing MSENKIIYMDNNATTRVYQEVLDAMLPYFKDQYYNPSSMYSPAGAVHKEMEKARGEVADFLGCDPIEVCFVSCGSEGDNMAIRGTIEAYPTKNHIITTRVEHPAVIETCKSLERLGYRITLLDVDNDGNINIDDLKKAINDNTAIVSIMYANNETGVIFPVKEIGEIVKNAGAVFHVDAVQAAGKLPLIMKDEPYIDMLTIAGHKIHAPKGIGALYIKKGTKLRTVQTGGHQERGRRAGTENVPYIIGLGKAASMVKAELPKFIEHTSKLRDKLEEEVLKRIKEVKINGKGAKRVSNTTNISFKNIEGEAILLLLDGYGICTSSGSACSSGTLEPSPVLQAMGVPFEYAHSSTRFSLSLDNTMDEIMYTADAIEKIVARLRDISPYRD from the coding sequence ATGTCTGAAAATAAAATTATATATATGGATAATAATGCCACTACTAGGGTATATCAAGAAGTTTTGGATGCAATGCTTCCATATTTCAAAGACCAATATTATAACCCTTCTAGTATGTATAGCCCAGCAGGTGCTGTGCATAAAGAGATGGAAAAAGCAAGAGGAGAAGTTGCTGACTTTTTAGGATGTGACCCTATAGAGGTTTGTTTTGTTTCTTGCGGAAGTGAGGGAGATAATATGGCTATTAGGGGTACAATAGAGGCTTACCCTACAAAGAATCATATTATCACTACTAGAGTAGAACACCCTGCTGTTATAGAAACTTGTAAATCATTAGAGCGTTTGGGTTATAGAATTACTCTTTTAGATGTAGACAATGATGGAAACATTAATATAGATGATTTAAAAAAAGCTATTAATGATAATACTGCTATAGTATCTATAATGTATGCTAACAATGAAACAGGTGTAATTTTCCCTGTAAAAGAGATTGGTGAGATAGTAAAAAATGCAGGTGCAGTATTTCATGTAGATGCTGTGCAGGCTGCTGGTAAATTGCCTTTAATTATGAAAGATGAGCCTTATATAGATATGCTTACAATAGCAGGCCATAAAATACATGCTCCCAAAGGTATTGGTGCTTTATATATTAAAAAAGGCACTAAATTAAGAACAGTACAAACAGGAGGGCACCAAGAGAGAGGACGCCGTGCTGGTACTGAGAATGTTCCTTATATAATAGGTCTTGGTAAGGCTGCTTCTATGGTTAAGGCAGAGCTTCCTAAATTTATTGAACACACTTCTAAATTGAGAGATAAACTTGAAGAAGAAGTTTTAAAAAGAATTAAAGAAGTAAAAATTAATGGTAAAGGGGCTAAAAGAGTAAGCAACACTACAAATATTAGCTTTAAAAATATAGAAGGTGAAGCTATACTTTTATTGCTTGATGGTTATGGTATATGTACTTCAAGCGGAAGTGCATGTTCTTCTGGTACTTTAGAGCCTTCTCCAGTTTTACAGGCTATGGGAGTTCCTTTTGAATATGCTCATAGCTCAACGAGATTCTCTTTATCATTAGATAACACTATGGACGAAATAATGTATACAGCAGATGCTATAGAAAAGATAGTAGCAAGGCTTAGAGATATTTCCCCATATAGAGATTAA
- the thrB gene encoding homoserine kinase: MNKVNKKNNNKISKNKKLVTFKIPATSANIGSGFDSVGLALDLYNEIHIYENENSKKIEFEITGEGEKEISKDNNMILDAMKLVYKKLKEKPEKGYTIKCINRIPLSRGLGSSSAAIIGGLLSANYILGNKLSLEDDILNMAVQLEGHPDNVSPAILGGIISGVVRKNEDFKYVKINAPKNLKAIVAIPNFYLSTEKARNALPKEISFKDAIFNISRAALLTSALASNRLDLLEVATDDKLHQDYRAKFIPGLKELFKQAKNAGAYSVTISGAGSSILALVKNDENVIKKVSNAMKESFAKKKIESEIKVLNIPNKGIIII, from the coding sequence ATGAATAAGGTTAATAAAAAAAATAATAATAAAATATCAAAAAATAAAAAACTTGTAACTTTTAAAATACCTGCCACATCTGCAAATATTGGTTCTGGTTTTGACAGTGTGGGGCTTGCTTTAGATTTGTATAATGAAATACATATATACGAAAATGAAAACTCTAAAAAAATAGAATTTGAAATAACAGGCGAGGGCGAAAAAGAGATATCAAAAGACAATAATATGATACTTGATGCTATGAAGCTCGTGTATAAAAAACTAAAAGAAAAGCCAGAAAAAGGCTACACTATAAAATGCATAAATAGAATACCTTTATCACGCGGGCTTGGAAGCAGTTCTGCGGCAATCATTGGGGGGCTTCTTAGTGCTAATTATATATTAGGAAATAAACTCTCTCTTGAAGATGATATATTAAATATGGCAGTTCAGCTTGAAGGGCATCCTGATAATGTTTCGCCTGCCATACTTGGTGGAATTATATCTGGTGTTGTACGCAAAAATGAAGATTTTAAATATGTTAAAATTAATGCTCCAAAAAATTTAAAAGCAATAGTAGCTATTCCAAATTTTTATTTGAGTACGGAAAAAGCAAGAAATGCACTCCCAAAAGAGATAAGTTTTAAAGATGCTATATTTAATATTTCAAGAGCAGCACTTCTAACTTCTGCATTAGCTTCAAACAGGCTTGATTTACTTGAAGTAGCAACTGACGACAAACTTCATCAAGATTATAGAGCAAAGTTTATACCGGGGCTTAAAGAATTATTTAAACAGGCAAAAAATGCAGGTGCTTACTCTGTTACTATAAGCGGAGCAGGTTCATCAATATTAGCATTAGTTAAAAACGATGAAAATGTTATTAAAAAAGTTTCTAATGCCATGAAAGAAAGTTTTGCTAAAAAGAAAATAGAATCAGAAATAAAAGTTTTAAATATACCAAATAAAGGAATAATCATTATTTAA
- a CDS encoding PLP-dependent cysteine synthase family protein produces the protein MIASNILDLIGNTPIIRLSNIEEKFNLNKNIELYGKVEKNNPAASIKDRAVKQILLDLIKDGKIKKGSTIIEPTSGNTGIAMAAIGNYLGLNVIIVMPSSMSEERRKLIKDYGAKLELVDGGMDATVERANQLNKEIHDSVIPGQFVNESNFMAHYLTTAPEIYKDMGDVDYIFAGIGTGGTVTGIGKYVKDNNKNTKVIGVEPESSPLLTKGYAAPHKIQGIGANFIPKILDLNVVEKIIDVSNDNAINTAREICFTEGLYVGISSGASVYAAIDLSRQLNNDLNNKIKMLCILPDTGERYSWN, from the coding sequence ATGATAGCTAGCAATATACTCGATTTAATAGGCAATACTCCTATTATAAGATTAAGCAATATTGAAGAAAAATTTAATTTAAATAAAAATATAGAATTATATGGCAAAGTAGAAAAAAATAATCCTGCTGCTTCAATAAAAGACAGAGCAGTAAAACAAATATTATTAGATTTAATTAAAGACGGTAAAATAAAAAAAGGTTCTACAATTATAGAGCCTACTTCTGGTAACACAGGTATTGCTATGGCAGCTATTGGGAACTATTTAGGGCTTAATGTTATAATAGTTATGCCTTCTTCAATGTCTGAAGAGAGAAGAAAACTTATAAAAGATTATGGAGCAAAGTTAGAATTAGTTGATGGCGGAATGGATGCAACAGTTGAAAGAGCAAATCAATTAAACAAAGAAATACATGATTCTGTAATACCCGGTCAGTTTGTTAATGAATCTAATTTTATGGCACATTATTTAACAACAGCACCAGAGATATATAAAGATATGGGAGATGTAGATTATATATTTGCGGGAATTGGTACTGGAGGAACTGTTACAGGGATAGGTAAATATGTTAAAGATAATAATAAAAATACTAAAGTAATTGGAGTTGAACCTGAATCTTCTCCTCTTCTTACAAAGGGATATGCGGCTCCTCATAAAATACAGGGAATAGGAGCTAATTTTATACCCAAAATTTTGGATTTGAATGTAGTAGAAAAAATAATAGATGTATCAAATGATAATGCTATTAATACTGCAAGAGAAATATGTTTTACTGAAGGTTTATATGTTGGTATATCTTCAGGGGCTAGTGTTTATGCAGCAATAGATTTATCAAGACAATTAAATAATGATTTAAATAATAAAATAAAAATGCTTTGTATTTTGCCTGATACAGGAGAGAGATATTCTTGGAATTAA
- the epsC gene encoding serine O-acetyltransferase EpsC, producing MKLKTFKELPNQNDIKEIVKLIRDYVFPNFFRETPNKNIVEKNIIELYKKIVSNNSLLLDFIEKLKEITLSLEKDLEFFYQSDPASKSYDEIVLTYPGFRAIFHYRIAHIFYNQREYLIARTISEFAHSKTGIDIHPGANIGDYFFIDHGTGIVIGETTLIGHHVKIYQGVTLGALSLTNGRSLEGKKRHPTVCDYVTIYANASIFGGDTVIGKNSIIGANCIVLESVEENKKITL from the coding sequence ATGAAACTAAAAACTTTTAAAGAACTTCCTAATCAAAATGATATAAAAGAAATTGTAAAACTTATAAGAGACTATGTTTTTCCTAATTTTTTTAGAGAGACTCCTAATAAAAATATTGTAGAAAAAAATATAATTGAACTTTACAAAAAAATAGTAAGTAATAATTCTCTATTATTAGATTTTATAGAAAAGCTTAAAGAGATTACATTAAGCCTTGAAAAAGATTTAGAGTTTTTTTATCAATCTGACCCTGCTTCAAAATCTTATGATGAAATAGTATTAACATATCCCGGTTTTAGAGCAATTTTTCATTATAGAATAGCACATATATTTTATAATCAAAGAGAGTATTTAATTGCAAGAACTATATCTGAATTTGCACATTCAAAAACAGGAATAGATATTCACCCGGGGGCAAATATAGGCGATTATTTCTTTATAGATCATGGTACAGGAATAGTTATAGGAGAAACTACACTTATAGGTCATCATGTAAAAATATATCAGGGAGTTACTTTGGGAGCATTATCATTAACTAATGGAAGAAGTTTGGAAGGCAAGAAAAGACACCCTACAGTTTGTGATTATGTTACAATATATGCCAATGCTTCTATATTTGGAGGAGACACTGTAATAGGTAAAAATTCTATTATTGGTGCTAATTGTATAGTTTTAGAATCGGTTGAAGAAAACAAAAAAATTACTTTGTAG
- the rpsB gene encoding 30S ribosomal protein S2, producing the protein MSLPAMKDLLEAGVHFGHQTRKWNPKMKPFIFQERNDIHIIDLMKTLTYVKKAYDAVKEMSRNGGNILFVGTKKQASQSIKEAAEKCDMYYVNNRWLGGMLTNFATIKRSIARLKRIEKEEVDGTFDKLPKKEVILLLKEKDKLEKNFAGIKDMENLPDMIFVIDPMQEHIAVSEARKLGIPVVAVVDTNCNPELIDYPIPGNDDAIRAISLFAGVISSAIIDGQNEAGKETLAKHESTGEIAEEVYDNSATEAAEAIAEQYGVSDQDDQD; encoded by the coding sequence ATGTCATTACCAGCTATGAAAGACCTCTTAGAGGCAGGCGTTCATTTCGGACATCAAACTAGAAAATGGAACCCTAAAATGAAACCTTTTATTTTTCAGGAGAGAAATGATATACACATCATTGACCTAATGAAAACTTTAACTTATGTAAAAAAAGCTTATGATGCTGTTAAAGAAATGTCAAGAAACGGCGGAAATATACTTTTTGTAGGTACTAAAAAACAAGCTTCACAAAGTATAAAAGAAGCTGCTGAAAAATGCGATATGTATTATGTTAATAATCGTTGGTTGGGTGGTATGCTTACTAACTTCGCTACTATCAAAAGAAGTATCGCTAGACTTAAAAGAATAGAAAAAGAAGAAGTTGATGGTACTTTTGATAAATTACCTAAAAAAGAAGTAATACTCCTTCTTAAAGAAAAAGACAAATTAGAAAAGAACTTTGCAGGTATCAAAGATATGGAAAACTTACCGGATATGATATTTGTAATAGACCCTATGCAAGAGCATATTGCTGTAAGCGAAGCTAGAAAATTAGGAATACCTGTAGTTGCTGTAGTAGATACTAACTGTAACCCAGAGCTTATAGATTATCCTATACCGGGCAACGATGATGCTATTAGAGCTATAAGCTTATTTGCTGGAGTTATATCTTCTGCTATTATAGACGGACAGAATGAGGCTGGAAAAGAAACTTTAGCTAAACATGAATCTACTGGTGAGATTGCTGAAGAGGTTTATGACAATAGTGCTACTGAAGCTGCTGAAGCTATTGCTGAACAGTATGGTGTTTCTGACCAAGACGACCAAGATTAA
- the tsf gene encoding translation elongation factor Ts — MANISMDTIKELRERTGIGIMECKKALQEADGDMDKAIRLLKEKGTAVAAKKSERTVKEGSIGFCVNDDKSQIACIELQCETDFVAKNELFINLAKSIAKTAMTVDNASVDTLLNTKGENGETIQAMINEGMQKWGEKTVLAEVKVMKTDGFFGSYVHFNNKLVTIVEFDVKPKGKCLEIANQIAMHVASEKPLALNREGIDPNAVNEQKEIFEKQVRDAGKPENMVAKIVEGKMNSWYSESVLIDQKLFTDNKISIKSLIDEISKEAGATATIKNFAIISLGV; from the coding sequence ATGGCAAATATTAGTATGGACACTATTAAGGAGCTTAGAGAGCGTACTGGTATAGGTATTATGGAATGTAAAAAAGCTCTTCAAGAAGCTGATGGTGATATGGATAAGGCTATTCGCCTATTAAAAGAAAAAGGTACAGCTGTTGCTGCTAAAAAAAGCGAACGTACAGTTAAAGAAGGTTCTATAGGTTTTTGTGTTAATGATGATAAAAGCCAAATTGCTTGTATAGAACTTCAATGTGAAACTGACTTCGTTGCTAAAAATGAATTATTTATTAATTTAGCTAAAAGCATTGCTAAAACTGCTATGACAGTTGATAATGCTAGTGTTGATACTCTTCTAAACACTAAAGGTGAGAATGGTGAAACTATTCAAGCTATGATAAACGAAGGTATGCAGAAATGGGGAGAGAAAACTGTACTTGCAGAAGTAAAAGTTATGAAGACTGATGGTTTCTTTGGAAGCTATGTTCACTTCAATAATAAACTTGTTACTATTGTTGAGTTTGATGTTAAGCCTAAAGGAAAATGCTTAGAGATTGCAAATCAAATAGCTATGCATGTTGCTAGTGAAAAACCTTTAGCTTTAAACAGAGAGGGAATTGACCCTAATGCTGTTAATGAGCAAAAAGAAATATTTGAAAAACAAGTAAGAGATGCTGGCAAACCAGAAAACATGGTAGCAAAAATAGTTGAAGGTAAAATGAACTCTTGGTATTCTGAAAGCGTTCTTATAGACCAAAAATTATTTACAGATAATAAAATATCTATCAAAAGTTTAATAGATGAAATATCTAAAGAAGCTGGTGCTACAGCAACTATCAAAAACTTTGCTATAATTTCGCTTGGTGTTTGA
- the nifU gene encoding Fe-S cluster assembly protein NifU has product MWEYTDKVKDHFINPRNVGEIENPDAEAMTGSIVCGDALKLTLKINKDTEVIEDAKFQTFGCASAIASSSILTEMIKGKTLDEAKKITNKDIAMELGGLPEEKMHCSVMGMETLEKAINNYRGINVEEDEHDEGAIICKCFGVTDTKIKRAIRENNLTTVDEITFYTKAGGGCGACKVKLEDILNEELAERERAQKNAPLTTVQKIKKIEEAIETVINPMLKMDGGSCKLIDIEGNIVKISFKGACSSCMASKNTLKGFVEPKIKELVDKNLEVVGV; this is encoded by the coding sequence ATGTGGGAATATACAGATAAAGTAAAAGATCATTTTATAAATCCAAGAAATGTTGGAGAGATAGAGAATCCTGATGCTGAGGCTATGACTGGAAGTATCGTTTGCGGAGACGCATTAAAATTAACTCTAAAAATTAATAAAGATACTGAAGTGATAGAAGACGCTAAGTTTCAAACATTCGGCTGTGCTTCTGCTATAGCAAGCAGCAGTATTTTAACTGAGATGATAAAGGGTAAAACTTTAGATGAGGCTAAAAAGATTACAAATAAAGATATAGCAATGGAGCTTGGAGGTCTTCCAGAGGAGAAGATGCATTGTTCTGTAATGGGAATGGAAACATTAGAAAAGGCTATTAATAATTACAGAGGAATCAATGTAGAAGAAGATGAGCATGATGAGGGAGCTATAATTTGTAAATGTTTTGGTGTAACAGATACTAAAATAAAGAGAGCTATAAGAGAAAATAATTTAACAACAGTAGATGAGATAACATTCTACACTAAAGCAGGCGGCGGATGCGGAGCTTGTAAGGTAAAATTAGAAGATATTTTAAATGAAGAGCTTGCTGAGAGAGAAAGAGCTCAAAAAAATGCACCTCTCACTACAGTACAAAAGATTAAAAAAATAGAAGAGGCAATAGAGACAGTAATCAACCCTATGCTTAAAATGGACGGCGGTAGCTGTAAACTAATTGATATAGAAGGCAACATAGTAAAAATATCTTTTAAGGGAGCTTGTTCTTCTTGTATGGCTTCTAAGAACACTTTAAAAGGTTTTGTTGAGCCTAAGATTAAAGAGTTGGTTGATAAAAATTTGGAAGTAGTAGGAGTGTGA
- the thrC gene encoding threonine synthase, translating into MKAWNGLLREYKEYLPITDKTPLITLHEGNTPLIKAEKIGKELGGIELYFKYDGLNPTGSFKDRGMVMAVAKALEEGSKAIMCASTGNTSASAAAYAARSGIQCIVVIPDGNIALGKLAQALMYGAKVIAIKGNFDEALKAVVDITNKYPITLVNSINPFRLQGQKTSAFEICDTLGKAPDYLAIPVGNAGNISAYWMGFKEYKENGKVSSLPKMIGFEAEGSAAIVQNRVIENPQTLATAIKIGNPASWKLAVNAANESNGFIDSVTDDEILEAYKMLTREEGIFAEPASAASLAGVIKTYKAGKLKKGDVVVSVLTGNGLKDPDNAIKICNAPIKVDNNIEEIRKAIGI; encoded by the coding sequence ATGAAAGCATGGAATGGACTTTTAAGAGAATATAAAGAATATTTACCTATTACAGATAAAACCCCATTAATAACTTTGCATGAAGGAAACACCCCATTAATAAAAGCAGAAAAGATAGGAAAAGAACTTGGAGGAATAGAATTATATTTCAAATATGACGGGCTTAACCCTACAGGCTCATTTAAAGATAGAGGAATGGTAATGGCAGTTGCTAAGGCACTTGAAGAAGGCTCTAAGGCTATAATGTGTGCTTCTACAGGAAACACTTCTGCATCTGCTGCTGCATATGCTGCAAGAAGCGGTATACAATGTATAGTAGTTATTCCTGATGGAAATATTGCTTTAGGTAAATTGGCACAGGCTTTGATGTATGGTGCTAAGGTTATAGCTATTAAAGGTAATTTTGACGAGGCATTAAAAGCCGTTGTTGATATTACAAATAAATATCCAATTACATTGGTAAATTCAATTAACCCTTTTAGGCTTCAAGGTCAAAAAACTTCTGCATTTGAGATTTGTGATACTTTAGGAAAGGCTCCTGATTATTTAGCTATACCAGTTGGAAATGCAGGAAATATATCTGCCTATTGGATGGGTTTTAAAGAATATAAAGAAAATGGTAAGGTATCAAGCTTACCAAAGATGATAGGTTTTGAGGCTGAGGGTTCTGCTGCTATAGTACAAAATAGAGTAATAGAAAATCCTCAAACATTGGCTACTGCTATAAAGATAGGTAACCCTGCAAGCTGGAAACTTGCTGTTAATGCTGCTAATGAATCTAATGGTTTTATAGATTCTGTTACTGATGATGAAATATTAGAGGCTTATAAGATGCTTACAAGAGAAGAGGGAATATTTGCTGAGCCTGCTTCTGCTGCTTCTTTAGCTGGAGTTATAAAAACTTATAAAGCAGGAAAACTCAAAAAAGGTGATGTTGTAGTTTCTGTACTTACAGGAAATGGGCTTAAAGACCCTGACAATGCAATAAAAATATGCAATGCTCCTATAAAAGTTGACAACAATATAGAAGAGATAAGAAAAGCTATAGGAATATGA
- a CDS encoding alpha-amylase/4-alpha-glucanotransferase domain-containing protein — MKTINLILGNHNHQPVGNFDFVCENTYQNAYKPFLDILEKYKDIKFNFHYTGCLLQWLEKNHPEHLDALAKLVAEKRIELQSGAFYEPIMPSIPDRDKDLQITKLNKYIEKRFKTTPKGAWIAERVWEPTLVKHLARNGIKYIMIDDSQFLTTGIDTKNIYSYFLTDDESYKLNIFPISQELRYLIPFREVEKSIEYLKSIATEDGERVVVLHDDGEKYGDWPGTKKWVYEDKWLEKFFEALTKEKDIIKTITYSDYIEKYAPISKIYIPTGSYEEMLTWVLPAKVQDEFHSKQEEFKKQEENEIVTRFMRGGFWRNYFFKYSESNRMNKRMLFASNMVHELDKSQEKEEALDYLLQGQCNCPYWHGTFGGLYLNNLRHATYANLIKSSSIVEKKKYGSGYFMNYDLDFDIDGRDEVVVSSEKSSLVFHTLSGSIIEWDLKTNNPINLIDCLKRREEAYHIAAIRNANKESNDNEHVSIHEIAKKIDDDIAKYLVFDKNEKVFAVDHFLKTMPSAEEFQLLKYDEEADFYNSYYNLIENNIDKNNANITFEKNGLVSGKEIVLTKKYIVNKDGSFNINITILNKSNENISFVYALENNITLLAGSEKDRYYIGGDNRISDNLSNTGEYKGKIFGMADEGYIKIKLFLEANEETNFLYMPNYTISDAVDKLEMNYQNSTIVLCKDINLKPNVKIEYNIKAHIEELK, encoded by the coding sequence ATGAAAACTATTAATTTAATACTTGGAAATCATAATCATCAGCCTGTAGGCAATTTTGACTTTGTGTGCGAAAATACTTATCAAAATGCTTACAAGCCTTTTTTAGATATATTAGAAAAATATAAAGATATAAAATTTAATTTTCATTATACAGGTTGTTTGCTTCAATGGTTAGAGAAAAATCACCCTGAACATTTGGACGCTTTAGCTAAACTTGTTGCAGAAAAAAGAATAGAACTTCAAAGCGGTGCATTTTATGAGCCTATAATGCCTTCTATACCAGATAGAGATAAAGATTTGCAAATAACAAAATTAAATAAATATATAGAAAAAAGATTCAAAACCACTCCCAAAGGTGCTTGGATAGCTGAGAGAGTTTGGGAGCCTACATTGGTAAAACATTTGGCAAGAAATGGCATAAAATATATTATGATAGATGATTCTCAATTTCTCACAACAGGAATTGATACAAAAAATATATACAGCTATTTTTTAACAGATGATGAATCTTATAAGCTTAATATATTTCCTATATCTCAGGAGCTTCGTTATTTAATACCATTTAGAGAAGTAGAAAAATCCATTGAATATTTAAAATCTATAGCAACAGAAGATGGAGAGAGAGTAGTAGTTTTACATGATGATGGTGAGAAGTATGGAGATTGGCCGGGTACTAAAAAATGGGTTTATGAAGATAAATGGCTTGAAAAGTTTTTTGAGGCACTTACAAAAGAAAAAGACATTATAAAAACTATTACCTATAGCGATTATATAGAAAAATATGCACCTATTTCAAAAATATATATACCTACAGGCTCTTATGAAGAGATGCTTACATGGGTACTTCCTGCTAAGGTGCAAGATGAGTTTCATTCAAAACAAGAAGAGTTTAAAAAGCAAGAAGAAAATGAAATAGTAACAAGATTTATGCGAGGAGGTTTTTGGAGAAATTATTTCTTTAAATACTCTGAGAGCAATAGAATGAACAAAAGAATGCTTTTTGCTTCAAATATGGTTCATGAATTAGATAAATCTCAAGAAAAAGAGGAAGCTTTAGATTATTTATTACAAGGTCAATGCAACTGTCCTTATTGGCACGGAACATTTGGAGGGCTTTATTTAAACAATTTAAGGCATGCCACATATGCTAATCTTATAAAATCTAGCTCAATAGTAGAAAAAAAGAAATATGGAAGCGGATATTTTATGAACTATGATTTGGATTTTGATATTGACGGCAGAGACGAGGTTGTGGTAAGTTCAGAGAAATCAAGTTTGGTATTTCACACTTTAAGCGGTTCTATTATAGAATGGGATTTAAAAACTAATAACCCTATAAACCTAATAGACTGCTTAAAAAGAAGAGAAGAGGCTTATCATATTGCTGCTATTAGAAATGCTAATAAAGAATCAAATGACAATGAACATGTATCAATTCACGAGATAGCTAAAAAGATAGATGATGATATCGCTAAATATTTGGTATTTGATAAAAATGAAAAGGTATTTGCTGTTGATCATTTCTTAAAAACAATGCCTAGTGCCGAAGAGTTTCAATTATTAAAGTATGATGAAGAGGCTGATTTTTATAATTCATATTATAATTTAATTGAAAATAACATAGATAAAAATAATGCTAATATAACTTTTGAAAAAAATGGTTTAGTTAGCGGAAAAGAAATAGTTTTAACAAAAAAATATATTGTAAATAAAGACGGAAGTTTTAATATAAACATAACAATATTAAATAAATCTAATGAAAATATAAGTTTTGTTTATGCTTTAGAGAACAATATTACTTTGCTTGCTGGAAGTGAAAAAGACAGATATTATATTGGAGGGGATAATAGAATATCTGATAACTTATCAAATACAGGTGAATATAAAGGCAAAATATTTGGTATGGCTGATGAAGGATATATAAAGATAAAATTATTTTTAGAAGCTAATGAAGAGACAAACTTCTTATATATGCCGAATTATACTATATCTGATGCTGTTGATAAACTTGAAATGAATTATCAAAACTCAACTATAGTATTGTGCAAGGATATAAATTTAAAACCAAATGTAAAAATAGAATATAATATAAAAGCTCATATAGAAGAATTAAAATAA
- a CDS encoding AAA family ATPase, whose protein sequence is MKIFYIISNKKHSGKTYLASNIVESIKILGKSVCYYKPFVMEVKDNKLFDSEYIKNTTTLNASDIFVSYATNGNLSPLHSINTKIDERDVTDLIDECKKVYDYMVLESLCLYDPIKENYSFLDLIMDIERYDNEIHIIPMVEYDTNVIHSSLEQVELFHQRGFKIPFIVINIKKDVFVQNEVIEYIRRQISPIKLHTTIFDNFAESKKILEIKYPNIIMQLIK, encoded by the coding sequence ATGAAAATATTCTATATCATATCTAATAAGAAACATAGCGGCAAAACTTATTTAGCTTCTAATATAGTAGAATCAATAAAAATATTAGGCAAAAGTGTTTGTTATTATAAACCTTTTGTTATGGAAGTAAAAGATAATAAATTATTTGACTCTGAATATATAAAAAATACTACCACATTAAATGCTTCAGATATTTTTGTTTCTTATGCTACAAATGGAAATCTCTCTCCTCTTCATAGCATCAACACAAAAATAGATGAGAGAGATGTTACAGATTTGATAGATGAATGTAAAAAAGTTTATGATTATATGGTATTAGAATCTCTATGCCTATATGACCCAATAAAAGAGAATTATAGCTTTTTAGATTTAATCATGGATATAGAAAGATATGATAATGAAATACATATTATACCTATGGTAGAATATGATACTAATGTAATTCACTCTAGTCTTGAGCAAGTTGAACTTTTTCATCAAAGAGGGTTTAAAATACCTTTTATAGTTATCAATATAAAAAAAGATGTATTTGTACAAAATGAAGTTATAGAATATATTAGAAGACAAATATCTCCTATAAAGCTGCATACAACTATATTTGATAACTTTGCAGAAAGTAAAAAGATTTTAGAAATAAAATATCCTAATATTATTATGCAATTAATTAAATAA
- a CDS encoding (2Fe-2S)-binding protein, giving the protein MADDKTICFCMGVKESEIRDAIKKNKLKTVEEVSNITKAGTGCGSCIPTIQKILDEINK; this is encoded by the coding sequence ATGGCTGACGATAAAACAATATGTTTCTGTATGGGTGTCAAGGAAAGTGAAATTAGAGACGCCATAAAGAAAAATAAATTAAAAACTGTAGAAGAGGTTTCAAACATCACAAAAGCTGGAACAGGCTGTGGTAGTTGTATACCTACTATACAGAAAATACTTGATGAAATTAATAAGTAA